One Actinomyces respiraculi DNA window includes the following coding sequences:
- a CDS encoding carbohydrate ABC transporter permease yields MTAATTRGASTRALPRLAGRGAGMGRRQRRTALLFLTPAILYFGIFFFWPILSEFQLSFTQGFTTLAPVGTKNYSLILTDPVVRHSFFITLIYALACLVLATVVGLLLAVVLNQSFRGRTLVRTMILTPYMTSIAIVGLMWRNMLDPTTGVLNSVLNTLGLPEQHWLSTHPLATLVGITVWQEAGYVMLLFLAGLQSIDSQLYEAARLDGASVWRRFRSITLPLLAPTTLFVMLIGMISSLQQFGLPYIVTNGGPGNATSLYVYQVYQETFASGNLGYASAMSFVLLVVILALSLVQLTVGRKKDAL; encoded by the coding sequence ATGACCGCCGCCACCACGCGCGGCGCCTCGACCCGTGCCCTGCCCCGCCTTGCGGGGCGGGGCGCGGGGATGGGCAGGCGTCAGCGCCGCACCGCCCTGCTGTTCCTCACTCCGGCGATCCTGTACTTCGGGATCTTCTTCTTCTGGCCGATTCTCAGCGAGTTCCAGCTCTCCTTCACCCAGGGCTTCACCACGCTGGCCCCCGTGGGTACGAAGAACTACAGCCTCATCCTCACCGACCCGGTGGTGCGGCACTCCTTCTTCATCACGCTCATCTACGCCCTGGCCTGCCTGGTGCTGGCCACAGTCGTCGGCCTCCTCCTCGCCGTCGTGCTCAACCAGAGTTTCCGTGGACGCACTCTCGTGCGCACGATGATCCTCACCCCCTACATGACGTCCATCGCGATCGTCGGCCTCATGTGGCGCAACATGCTCGACCCCACCACTGGGGTGCTCAACTCGGTGCTCAATACTCTCGGGCTGCCCGAGCAGCACTGGCTGTCCACCCACCCACTGGCCACGCTCGTGGGCATCACGGTGTGGCAGGAGGCCGGCTACGTCATGCTCCTGTTCCTCGCCGGGCTCCAGAGCATCGACAGCCAGCTCTACGAGGCCGCACGTCTCGACGGCGCGAGCGTCTGGCGCCGCTTCCGCTCCATCACGCTGCCACTGCTGGCGCCGACGACCCTGTTCGTCATGCTCATCGGCATGATCAGCTCCCTGCAGCAGTTCGGTCTGCCCTACATCGTCACCAACGGCGGGCCGGGCAACGCCACCTCCCTGTACGTCTACCAGGTCTATCAGGAGACCTTCGCCAGCGGGAACCTGGGCTACGCCTCGGCAATGTCCTTCGTCCTGCTGGTCGTCATCCTCGCCCTGTCACTCGTTCAGCTGACCGTCGGCCGAAAGAAGGACGCGCTGTGA
- a CDS encoding ABC transporter substrate-binding protein, with translation MRNHTLPRRSLLLGGAVLSAATLSACSSPQGVGSGDPDTPAEAGGIEGERTGKELVFYLSAGHDYQPYLDVIADFEKEHSIKVTIQTFQWGDLQQKLTADFLSGQTPDLVEEGGSWWSTRWGADGNIMALDDFIAAEEGDFLSDFVESGLALRQDGGKTYGIPLHVTMGGLVFANKDMLDAAGVAMPTTWDEFKAAAKAIQGSGVEYGCALNNDSFYGRPWYLQNGVKWDAKSEEPIGPSDKLVEALTFQKDLIYTDALAPVPVASNEYSAPRKVFTTGRAGLIITGPWDINPIMTENPDFPLTIGMPLTGPGGSGTTIAGSGLMIPAKSQNAELAWKLITALTATEVQEKVTATVGMACSRKSWAESETVRSNPNLSVVAAAREVATVPDRAFWSSMNAAKLTEAEKVMYEDVILNGADPASTVATYYSTAAPLLQG, from the coding sequence ATGCGTAACCACACCCTTCCCCGCCGGTCCCTCCTCCTCGGGGGTGCCGTCCTGAGCGCTGCGACTCTCTCCGCGTGCTCCAGCCCCCAGGGCGTCGGCTCCGGCGACCCTGACACCCCCGCCGAGGCAGGCGGCATCGAGGGTGAGCGCACCGGCAAGGAACTGGTCTTCTACCTCTCGGCCGGCCACGACTACCAGCCCTACCTCGACGTCATTGCCGACTTCGAGAAGGAGCACTCGATCAAGGTCACCATCCAGACCTTCCAGTGGGGCGACCTGCAGCAGAAGCTCACCGCCGACTTCCTGTCCGGCCAGACCCCCGACCTCGTTGAGGAGGGAGGCAGCTGGTGGTCCACCCGCTGGGGCGCCGACGGCAACATCATGGCCCTGGACGACTTCATCGCCGCTGAGGAGGGCGACTTCCTCAGCGACTTTGTCGAGTCCGGTCTGGCCCTGCGCCAGGACGGCGGCAAGACCTACGGCATCCCGCTGCACGTGACCATGGGCGGCCTCGTCTTCGCCAACAAGGACATGCTCGATGCCGCCGGCGTGGCCATGCCTACCACCTGGGACGAGTTCAAGGCCGCCGCCAAGGCCATCCAGGGCTCCGGCGTCGAGTACGGCTGCGCGCTCAACAACGACAGCTTCTACGGCCGCCCCTGGTACCTGCAGAACGGTGTGAAGTGGGACGCCAAGTCCGAGGAGCCCATCGGCCCCTCCGACAAGCTCGTCGAGGCCCTGACGTTCCAGAAGGACCTCATCTACACCGACGCACTCGCGCCCGTGCCCGTGGCCTCCAACGAGTACTCCGCGCCGCGCAAGGTCTTCACCACCGGTCGTGCCGGACTCATCATCACCGGTCCCTGGGACATCAACCCGATCATGACCGAGAACCCGGACTTTCCGCTCACCATCGGCATGCCGCTGACCGGGCCCGGCGGCAGCGGCACGACGATCGCCGGCTCCGGCCTCATGATCCCGGCCAAGTCCCAGAACGCGGAGCTCGCCTGGAAACTCATCACGGCGCTGACCGCCACCGAGGTCCAGGAGAAGGTCACTGCGACGGTCGGTATGGCCTGCTCGCGCAAGTCCTGGGCCGAGTCCGAGACCGTCAGGAGCAACCCCAACCTGTCCGTCGTTGCCGCCGCCCGCGAGGTCGCGACCGTGCCGGACCGCGCGTTTTGGAGCTCGATGAACGCCGCCAAGCTCACCGAGGCGGAGAAGGTCATGTACGAGGACGTCATCCTCAACGGTGCCGACCCGGCCTCCACCGTCGCGACCTACTACTCGACGGCCGCACCCCTCCTGCAGGGCTGA